The nucleotide window CCCACGAAGTCCGCGTAGTACGCGCGCACGCTCGCGCGCTCGAGGAGCGCGTCGAGCGCCGGTGAGCGCAGGGCGGTGTAGCGCGCGAGGAGGACTCCGCGCGCGTTCGCGAGGAAGGGCGTGGCGGCGATCTCGATCCGGGAGCCGCCCGCAAAGGCGAGCTCCGCGCGGCCCGCCTCGGTGGCGCGGCTCACCCAGGGCAGGTAGGAGCGCCCGAGCTCCGCCACCAGCGCGACGAGCGTGTCCGGCACCGGGTCCGCGGGCGCCCAGGGTCCGAAGGCCTGCTCCTCGGGCTCGAGGAGGCGCTGGGTGTGCTTCCCGAGCGCCGGGGCATCCGCGTCGAGCCAGCGCCGGCACAGGGGATCGTTCGCGAGGTGCGCGGCGCAGCCGCCGAAGAGCGCGAAGTCGGCGAGCGACGGGCGCCCGCCGAAGAGGTACGGGCTCGCGGCGAGGTGCGCCTCGAGGGCGCGCTGCCAGGGGCGGAGCACCTCGTCGATCCAGGCGCCCACGTTCGCTGCGGTCACGCCGAAGGGTTCGCAGGTGGCCGTCACGTGCGCGCGCACGAGCTGCGCCGCCTGGTCCGCGGTCACCGGCGCCTCGAAGCTCAGGTCGCGCGCCAGCTCGAAGCCCCCGACGCGGTGGTTCTCCTCGAAGTGCCAGCGCGAGCCCACCGCGGCGCGGTAGAGCCACTCGTCGAAGGCGTCCTCGAGGGCGTAGCAGAGGAAGAGCTGCACCGGATCCGGCGGCAGGACGGAGGGCTCCGGATGGCGGGTCTCCAGGTGCTCGATCACCTCCGTCGTGTCCCAGCACCAGGCGCCCTCGGGTGTCCGCACGACCGGCACGCCCCCCGGCCAGCCCGCCGCGCGTGCCTCGGGCACGGCGCCCGCGCAGCGGCGCAGCCGGTACGGGATGCCCTTGTAGCTCAGGTAGCCTTCGAGCTTGCGCGTGAAGAAGGACTGGCTCATTCCGTACACACGGAAGAAGCTGCTCTGCTCGGCGGACACGGGGACCTCCTCGCCGACGCCGGGGCGCTCGACCGGCCCGAGGCTCACGAGCGCGCCCGCACCGCCCCCAGGAATCGCTCCAGGTCCGCGAGCCCGCTGCGCACGGCATCCTCGACGACGCCGAGGTCCACGTCGGCGTAGCCGTGGACGAGGACGTTGCGGAAACCGGCCATGCGCTGGAGCGACGCCGAGAGCGGCGGGTCGATCCAGCCAGCCGATTCCAGGAGCGCGAAGAGGCCGCGGTTCGTGTCGGGTTCGCCCAGGCGCTCGTCGGAGACGATGTGCGAGGCGACGTCCAGCGCGGCCTGGATGGCGACCTGCAGCGTGTGCTCCACGAACCGGCGCTCGCGAACGTCGTTGCGGAGGTGCTCCAGGCGCGCCATCCCGCGCAGCTCGCGGATGCAGGTCTCGACGATCGCGAGCTTCTTCGCGACCAGCGGGGCGTCGGTCACGAGGCGCGCCGTCCCCCGGCGCGATAGCGGGCGCGGAGCGGAGCGAGGTCGAAGTACTCGTTGCGGCGCTCCACCTCGAAGCGGATCCGGGCGGCACGGTCGCGATCGAGCAGGAGACGGCCGTCGCGCAGGACGCGGTGGACGAGGTCCGCCGGCGCGCGGTTGAGCACGGTGAGCTGCACCGGGCGGCCGAGGGCGCGCTCGAGCGCGCCCTCGAGATCGAGCGGCCCGGCAGCGAGGCGTGAGGCGGGTGGCGTGGCGTAGAGCACGGCCACGTCCACGTCGCTGTGCTCGCCCGCCTCGCCCCGTGCCTCGCTGCCGAAGAGCCAGGCCGAGAGGACCTCGGGCGGGGCGTCCCGCAGCAGGGCTCGCAGCCCGTCTTCCAGTCGCTC belongs to Deltaproteobacteria bacterium and includes:
- a CDS encoding DUF86 domain-containing protein, which gives rise to MTDAPLVAKKLAIVETCIRELRGMARLEHLRNDVRERRFVEHTLQVAIQAALDVASHIVSDERLGEPDTNRGLFALLESAGWIDPPLSASLQRMAGFRNVLVHGYADVDLGVVEDAVRSGLADLERFLGAVRARS
- a CDS encoding nucleotidyltransferase domain-containing protein; translation: MPHERLEDGLRALLRDAPPEVLSAWLFGSEARGEAGEHSDVDVAVLYATPPASRLAAGPLDLEGALERALGRPVQLTVLNRAPADLVHRVLRDGRLLLDRDRAARIRFEVERRNEYFDLAPLRARYRAGGRRAS
- a CDS encoding glutathione S-transferase — encoded protein: MSAEQSSFFRVYGMSQSFFTRKLEGYLSYKGIPYRLRRCAGAVPEARAAGWPGGVPVVRTPEGAWCWDTTEVIEHLETRHPEPSVLPPDPVQLFLCYALEDAFDEWLYRAAVGSRWHFEENHRVGGFELARDLSFEAPVTADQAAQLVRAHVTATCEPFGVTAANVGAWIDEVLRPWQRALEAHLAASPYLFGGRPSLADFALFGGCAAHLANDPLCRRWLDADAPALGKHTQRLLEPEEQAFGPWAPADPVPDTLVALVAELGRSYLPWVSRATEAGRAELAFAGGSRIEIAATPFLANARGVLLARYTALRSPALDALLERASVRAYYADFVGQAGVVPDPTSPPRPARNRPFPPPWERER